The Bernardetia sp. ABR2-2B DNA window ATGCGCTCATCTTCCCATTCTAAGGAAATTATATTATTTGATGCCATCGATTGAATCATAAATGGACTTTGCGTTCCCACTATAAACTGCGTATTTGGAAACACTTCTGAAAGACGAGGAATGAGTGTGCGCTGCAAATTAGGACTTAAATGAACATCAATCTCATCAATCAAAACGATTGCTTGTATGCTTTCTGGATATTCTATATCAAAAGGGTGTTGGATAGCTCGTACGCACAAATCCAAAATCCAACTAAAAACAGTCTGAAAACCATCTGACATTGCTGAAATAAGGGATTCTCCAGAGGATGTTTGAAAGACAAAATCTCCATCTTTATTTAACCCCAAAAGTCCTTGTTCTAATTTTTCATCTTGTTCGTTTTCTGTAATATTTGAAGGAGGAGCAAGTAAACGATTTACTATTTTTCGAATGGGTTCGATATTGTTTTCTATGAAACTATAAGTGCTATGGTCATCCTCGCTTTTTAGAAATCCATTTTCTCCAAACAAAGAAGCAATAGGCGCAAAGGTACGATGCTGAAAATCATAGTTTCGAAGCCCTCTTTTTCCTGTACTATATCCCAAAACCATTAAATTTTCACGTATTATTTCAAAATAACGGCGATGACTTCCCGTGTTCATTACTCCATTTCTATCAATCTTAAATTTGATATTTACTTCCTCTCCAAAACCTTGCAGACGAAGCACCAAATGCCCTACTTTTTTATCTCCATGAACTACATTTTCCCATCCATAATTAATAGGTGGTTTGGGAATATTGGCTAATCCTAATGCAATAAGTTGAAGGATAGTCGATTTTCCTGTTCCATTTGTTCCGACAATGAGCGTGATATTTTCTTTCGTGTGAATATGAGGTAAATCAATAGAAAGTTTATCAAAACAACGGATATTTTTGATAAACATTGACTCCAAAATAAGCGTGTTATCTTCACTTGCTCGTTGTTCTTCTGGAAAATCAATATTTAAAAAAGGCGTAATTGTTTCGATAAAATGAACCTGTACTTGTTCCAAAACACGCATAACTTCAAAATCTTCACACTCATCAATAAAAAAGTATTCAAAATTAAAAAGCATATTTTTCCCCATCATTGCATGTGGCGTTCTTTGTGCTGCCATTGCATTGAGTTCTGTCAAAATAGGTTCAAAATGCTCTTTTAATAGTGAAACTGGTACTGGATAGCGAACAGTATTTTCTAAAAGGTTCTCAGCAGCTTGATAAAGTTTTTGGGTAATATCACGTATGATTCGATGACGAGCTACTGCCGACGAACCCATATTAATTTTATATGCCGTAATGGTAGAAGCTGCACGTAAATTTCTTTTGATAGGTTGCAAATTCCCCTGCCTATCAATAGCTATATATTTTTCAGGAACATCTAATTCTGGATTGATAATCAGTGGATCTTCTGCCAAATGAATATCTGAATCTGCTCTCCAAAGCGTTCTGTCTTCAGGTGGTTTCTTGACTCGCTTGTGTTTATTCATTATCGGAAACTGACTATCCTCATAAAGTTTGCATTCTTCACAAACAGGTAAAAGATTTGTCCATTCGTAAATAAGCCAATAATAAAGCTCTGGCGAACGGTAATGTGTCAAGAAAGCTGTCGATTCTTCAATAGAAATTCCTACTTCACAAAAGGCACATTTATTATAATGAATTTCAAGAAGTTTGCCCAACACGTTTTCATGCATCAAAATATCCAAACGAGGGTATCCCACAAACTTACCTATCTCCAAAAGTGTCTGAATAACATTTTCAGTTTCTGGAGATTGTAAAATAGCTGGAATATCATTTGGATTTTTTCGTACTGAAATCATAGGGAGCAATTACGAATTAAAAATTATGGATTACGAATGTAAATCACTGAATACAAATAATTTAAATTATTCAGCTTAATAGATTCTTTTTCCTAATTTAATTAACAACGAAGCATTAATAATTGAAAACTAATTATACTAAAAAATAAATAACTATTAATGATTTAATTTTGGATTTACTTTTCTGTATTTTGTTGGCTTTCTTTTAAATAAAGGGCTAACTTTTCACAAAGTTGATGGATTTCTTGTGCCATATAATCATCGTTTGTAGCACGGAGAAGCGTATCAGCCATTCCTCCCAAAATATTAATACTAAAACCTTTCATTTCTTCGACAGGCATATCTTTTGTCCAAAGGTCAAGACGAAGACAGTTTTTTTCGTGTCCATCCCAAATAGCTAAAGCGATTGCTTTTGCTTCTTCAAGTTGTTTGCCACTATCAGTTGCTTTCCAAAATATTTTTTCGGGTAGATTTTTATCATCTAATTCTATACTAAAACGGATTTCAGATTGTTTCATTTTTGATGGGTTGATGTCGCTAGTGAAAACACAAGCAACGGCAAGGTTAAGTTTGCTGGTTAAAATTAAGAATACAAATTTACGAAAAAAAACAACCT harbors:
- a CDS encoding AAA family ATPase, with amino-acid sequence MISVRKNPNDIPAILQSPETENVIQTLLEIGKFVGYPRLDILMHENVLGKLLEIHYNKCAFCEVGISIEESTAFLTHYRSPELYYWLIYEWTNLLPVCEECKLYEDSQFPIMNKHKRVKKPPEDRTLWRADSDIHLAEDPLIINPELDVPEKYIAIDRQGNLQPIKRNLRAASTITAYKINMGSSAVARHRIIRDITQKLYQAAENLLENTVRYPVPVSLLKEHFEPILTELNAMAAQRTPHAMMGKNMLFNFEYFFIDECEDFEVMRVLEQVQVHFIETITPFLNIDFPEEQRASEDNTLILESMFIKNIRCFDKLSIDLPHIHTKENITLIVGTNGTGKSTILQLIALGLANIPKPPINYGWENVVHGDKKVGHLVLRLQGFGEEVNIKFKIDRNGVMNTGSHRRYFEIIRENLMVLGYSTGKRGLRNYDFQHRTFAPIASLFGENGFLKSEDDHSTYSFIENNIEPIRKIVNRLLAPPSNITENEQDEKLEQGLLGLNKDGDFVFQTSSGESLISAMSDGFQTVFSWILDLCVRAIQHPFDIEYPESIQAIVLIDEIDVHLSPNLQRTLIPRLSEVFPNTQFIVGTQSPFMIQSMASNNIISLEWEDERIIAHPLLMEGMPWAWTISEILARLLGNVTEISPIMDDYLTELSQAIGKNDKLYAEQLYLKIKNALPKLSPYHEYLEIIAKDYFTITSKK
- the gldC gene encoding gliding motility protein GldC: MKQSEIRFSIELDDKNLPEKIFWKATDSGKQLEEAKAIALAIWDGHEKNCLRLDLWTKDMPVEEMKGFSINILGGMADTLLRATNDDYMAQEIHQLCEKLALYLKESQQNTEK